atagaactcctgaaaagacaaatatcaaGCACTAAAATTGAAGCTGCAATAAAAGTATATTCCAATGAGAAAAAGTCCCAGATCACAAAGTTGTTCatctgaattttaccaaatgtaCAAAGAAGTTGTACCTATACTGCATGAATTATTCCATAGTGTTGACAAGGAAGGACTCCTACCCAACTTTTTCTATGAAGCTAATATTACcttaataccaaagccaggaaaggacacaacagaaaaagaaaacaacagaccaAGATCCcttatgaacacagatgcaaaaattcttaataaaagctTAGTTAACCAAATTCAGCTCCACatcaaaaaaagaattcattacaAGTAggcttcatcagagaaatgcaaggatggttcaacatatgcaaatctatacaTGTAACTAACTATataaatggatataaaaacaaagatactatgatcttttcaatagatgcagaaacagcATCAGCCTGCTTTTGGAGCTGTGAATCCAGGAAATGACTTTCTCTCTCTGGATATGAAAGTTCAATATGGCATAATCTTCCAGTAGAAGGGTGTTCTATCCACATTGAAAATCTATTGTTTAGTATTGCCAATTTCATCAGTTaccttagctagatcttctggataacttgctgtaCCTTTTATATCAGCACTTTCTCTTTTAccttgcttttaaaaacattttaaagtattttagaaattaaaaaaaattaggaggtGGGGGTATAACTAAGTTAcccagactagtcttgaactcctttactcaagcaattctcccactcaACTTCCTAAGTGGCTGtgactgcaggtgtgtgccaccacacccagcttccaCATTGCACTTCTACGAGGATGGTTTCTTATGAACCAACCTTTGCTAGCTCCatacttttcttttccatcttcctcacctctctcattCTTCATACAATTGGAGAGTTAGCATCTTGTTCTGGattagttctttatttttatggacTGTTGTTGCTTAATCTAttcagaccactaaaactttttCCGTATCAGaaataaggctgttttgctttttttgtttgtttatttgatttgttttggtttggttttgctttcttatttgtgTGTTCACTATAGCAGTGTTTTTCGTTTCCTCAAGaaattttcctttgtattcacaaCTTGTCTAACTGGTACAAGAAGACTACATTTCAGCCTGTCTCAGCTTTCAACGTGCCTTTCTCATTAAGCTTAATCATTTATAGCTTTTGATTCATTTGTCTTGAACACTCACAGGCtattatatgttttttaattggcctaatttcaatactATTGTgcctcagggaatagggaggcctgagaAGAACAAAAGAGATAGTGGAACAGCTGGACAGCAGAGCAGTGGACATAGTTTATGGTGCTCAAAATAGCTAGAATAGGCTCAGAGCTTgtagctctgtgagtagggcaccggccacataaaccaaggctggcgggttcaagcctggcccgggcctgccaaataacaatgacaattgcaagcaaaaaatagttgggcattgtggtggacacctgtagtcccaaatacttgggaggctgaggcaaaagaattgcttaagcccaagagtttgggttgctgtgattctgtgataccacagcacttttgAATAGGACTGATGAACTGAGGAGATTATAtggcagaaaaatatttaatagtgtTATGTTGAAGGACAGATGAAGTCAATCTTACAAGGGGCATGGGTGAATGTATAGTGCAAGAAGTAAAAAAGTTTGGCCTTGAGTAAAATTTTATGGTGGGTGGTGATTGCTGTATAACAAaataaaccacaatgagatgccactgCTTACTGGCATTTGTCAAAACAGTTGTAGAAATAACTGATTTCATTGTCAGTCTTTAAGGCACATAAAGAAAGGGGAGGCTTTTGGAATGTGAATCGAGTCAAATGTTTAATGTACTTGGCTCCCTGCCTGCTGTTTTAGTGGAAGGGGGGGTGCCTAGATGCCTCAGAGAAGTGTCTTAAATATTCCGTTTAGGACTGGGAATAAAAGAATTCCACGATGCTGAAGTAAGGAATAATGTCATATATACAGAATCCCAGAAAGAATAATCTTGGTTTTTTCCAGCAATTAAGTGGTCACTGAGTCAAAATAATACTTTCCTTCCTCACTATTCCTTCAACTCCAATGCtcctttttaatttgatttaaaggttattttaattcaaaattactCTGATATCATTGTATTGACCCCAATTACGTAGATAAATTAATCATTCTGAATGTTAGAGATACTTCTGGGAAACTAAGAATGCTTTCCTTTACTTTCATGGAACAAGAAGGAAGAACTCCAAAGGAGACAATGGCATCTAGATGCTCCTTTGAGAAAGGCCCAGCTTGTTTAATGAGTCACCTGGCTCCACAAGTCTTTTCTACCCAACAAACTCCAGGACTTTCTCTCAAAGGGGCAAGCAATAGCAGCCCTGGGAGACTTCCCATGTTCTATTAGAGtcttcctttctcctccaccCCACAAAAATATCCGCATGATGCTCACAGCATTATGCAAATATGTTATTTGTCCAAGGGGAACCTTTTGTGGTTCATGTTGTCAAGTATTCAGTCTCCAACTACCTATAAAACTAAATGGAAAATAGTACTTTAAGAATTTCTTTGGACTTCAACATTAACAATTCAGGTTCTAAAAGGTAAGTTCAGGATtcatcaattttgttaaaataatttacatttttatttgttcataagaaattagaaataaaatacatcttcTGAACTTCAGCTTTTAATTCCAGTGGAAACTGTGTCCTCAAAGAGACATAAAATGTGACCCCAAACCAGGCTTCCCTGAGTCCATTGGGGCAGTGTGATGGTCTGCAGTAGCTGAAGCCAGTGCTAGGCTTGTGTAACAGTGCATGTGAATAGGAAATCAGAAGAAACAGCCTGATACTCAGGTTGAATGAGGCTTAGAGTTCTGTGTGGACAAGCatgaatgaaagtaaaaatggagagCTCTAAAAGGATgtcgggattttgtgatatgggctaatcttactggagttagatggtatctcaaggtagttttgatttgcatttctctgatgattaaaaatgatgggcattttttcatatgtctgtaggccgtgtgcctgtcttcttcagagaagtttctcttcaagtcccttgcccagaatGTGatagatcacttgttcttttcttgcttatatggcatcttaaaagggtacatgtgaaacttagtaaatgtaggatttaattgtcttaacgcaataactaagaaaatgccaggaaggctaagttaaccagtgtgatgaaaatgtgtcaaactgtttataaaaccagtgtatggtgccccatgattgcattaattacacagctatgatttaatattaataaaaaaaataaaaaatataaaaggaccTTGGATGtccagaggaagggaagggcaaGAATCAAGTGGCATGTCATATACCTGAATGGCCTAATCCAGAACTAAGGAGTCATCAGATACTGTACTTCCTGTCTTGTTTTGGATTTGTTGTGAAAGTCCTCTGACCTGTGCTGAaagcaaaattattatttaaaaattgaataaaaatgtacgaataatttattacatttaatgaaaattaGTTTTTAACCCTGATGTATAACGAAGTACTTCTGGGTACTTTATAAATACCATTTCTTTTAATTAGACAACAAAGCTATATTATAGAAACAATTATTTGTTTTCACAAATGCAAAAACTGATGGTCAGAGTCATTATGTGCAAGTTGATGCAGTAGCTAGTGGGAAGCCTGGGACCTGTCTGACTCTAGTGTCCATAACTCTACTGTCGGTACCGATTGAAGGTCAAAATGTGTGCACAACGCAAGCACAGTTGTCCCCGCTGAATTCTGCTTAAGTCAAAAGGCAAAAAATGTAAGCACTTCTCAGTGTCTGGTCTCATTCATCAGACCAAAGTATGTTCAGAGACTGACAAAGAAATTTGTGAGGGATTTAAAAAGTGTATCACAGGTGGAATGGCCAAAGAAACTATGGATGCTgaattttagaaaagagaagTTAGTGGAGGCACCATAGCTGTATTCAAACATGACAATTTTTTATACATGTAAAGTACATGGTTATGACATTAAACTTAGGGGGGACCAATTGATaagattaaaaacatattttaacagTACAGCGAACGCCAAAGGCAATAAGCTGGCTGCTGCTAGAATAAGGATGCTAGAAGCATCCTTAATGAAGATCAATTAAAGGTCTCATCAAAGAGATAAAATACATTCTCTAGGGAACCAAAATAGCTCACTTGGGAGCACGTGAGACTGAAGAACATGTTCTTTTATGAGCTACAGGTTCTCAACTGTTGTTCATTGTACCTAACAATTAATCAAAAAACTCAGTCCCACCATCAGATAAACTTAATACTCATCCTAAAGTTGaagaatttaaaattcttaaaaaactcatcctagaaattaGGGTGTTTGAAAGACCTTGGTACTATTACAACATATTATTTAGGTAAATGTTTAAAACCTCAAGAACCACAATAATGTTGTTAGTAGAACTTGTGTTTCTTTGAATAGCATAACCCATAATATTGAGTAGAAAATCTCACTGGCATGTTAACATGACTCTTGAGAGTTACAAAAGTTGCAAGTAAGGATATATAATAGGGACATACATCTAGGAATATAATTGAAGATAAGAATATCATGCATAGCATGCTAAAGAATTTGACATTATTCCATTCAGTATTTTGGTTAtactgaaaattgaaaatattttattgataatattcattaaaaatataaggtacaaaatagaatatatagtatgattataaatatgtaaatattgctAATATGtacctcaaaattaaaataagtcaAATTATGTGAGGCACTACTAAAGTTAAGGATGTCCAGGTGATTCTCTTATTACTTGTTAAATAATATGCaaacttttaaaaggaaacaCAAGAAAAGGAATttgtaaatttgtaaaatttaccTAACATGGTTGTTAGCTGAAGTTAATGGAATAGAAATATGTGCATCAGTGATATTTTTAGATCTTCTGAAATTTCACTGACTATATTTGTTAAATGTTATActtcacaaaaattattttcacactTCTATGTTCTTATTCTGATAAATACAACTTTTGCTAATTTTCACTCTTCAATATGCTCTGAAAGTATTGTGTTGAACTGCAGTGatttctctgtgtcttctcttataCTTTATCATTAATTCTGCCTTGTCAAGACGGCCTCCAAACAGAGGAACTCTGTGTTGGTTATGAGATGACGGGAAAACATGAACAACGGACTAAGCTCCTTAATGAAACACAGGCCAGAATGCAACAGAACAATGATCATAGGGGGCACTTtgatttagtatttttattattgcaaaTCATGGTGATTTGCTTACTTTGAAGCACAGAACATAATTGTTTGTAATTATTGCCTAAAGAAAAATACTCACTAAtgggattatttttaaatttatcatatATTGGCATGTTCTGCTCCTCATGCTTGATCCAATTTTTGAACGTACTAGTTCTTTCCCCCTTATTTGAttgattttacttaaaaattaacataacagtaaaaatgattttttggtGAACAGctttatgaatttcttttttttttgagagagagagtgtctcactctgttgcccaggctagtgtgtgGTGGAgtcatcacagcccacagcaacctcaaacttctgggttcaagccctttttctgcctcagcctcccaagtagctgacattcaggcactcactacaatgcctggatagttttatTTGGACAGTAGGTGATTTTTAATAAGTGTGGAAAGGTGAAAAGTAGACGAAGCAGTGGTAACTGGCATGGAAACACAACTTTGGTGTCTAAAGAAAGTGACTAAAACAGGAACAAGCAAGCCAGTTTGTCATAAAGAATCCATGGCAGGCTCAGAATACACAAGGCACACGGCAGCATGGGAGGTAGAGTGAAACATAAAAGTCAACAAGGTTTAGGTTAAAAATCTTTGATTAGAGCCTAAGTCCACCTGTCCTCCCATCTTAcaaggaatttattttattttatttatttttttatttcaggttaatataagttACATTTTTTGGTgcttgtaaggtaaagttcatgtTGTAGTTGAGTACTTCACCTAGGAACGGGACCTGATcaagttcttctatttttagtagagacagtggtCTCCCTGGTGCTCAGGctcctctcaaactcctgagcttcccTGATTGGTAACATTTTATACTCattgtcatatatttttttttgctaacCACTATACTAATGAGGAgaattgaaattcttttttatttttaattaattaattaatttttttttttattgagacagagtcttactttgtcttacttggtggagtgccgtggcatcatagctaacagtaacctccaactcttggggtcaagtgattctcttgcctcagtttccctagtagctggaactacaggtgcccaccacaatggccagctattttttgtttgtttgtttgtttagcagaccagggctgtgttcgaacccaccagccccagagcatatggcagcgccctaaccactgagctaaggtcATTGACATAACTTTTATAAAAACTTATCTCAACAGATTTAAAGACTACAAATTGAtttagagagttttttttttttgttacatggatgaattacaTAGTGCAGAAGTTCAGgattttagtgtacccatcaccttaATAGTATACATGGTACCCAACAGGTAATTTTCCTTACTTTACTCCTGTTCCCCCTTCctcttctgagtctccaatgtccatGTGTCACCTGTATGAACATGCATATCCACTAACTGCTCCCGCTTATAAGTGACAAGATTCTGTGTTGGGCTTTTTGTTCTAGGGTTACTTAGGATAATGTCCTTCAACTATCCCCAAATTGCTACAAAAGATattacattgttcttttttcatagctgaacagtattccatggtatgtgtgtatgtatatatatatatcatattttctttacccACTTATCAGTACTTTGGTTAGTTCCATGTCTTTGAGATTGTGGATTGTGATATGCTAAACATACAAGTGCTCTCTATTATATTCCATTGATCTAGTTCATTGGCCTATGTGTCTGTCTTCATGCCACTACCATACTGTTTTAATTGCCGTAGctttataatatatttcaaaatcagGAAAGGTGACaactccaactttgtttttctttctgaagattTATTTAACTATTTGGAGTCATTTTGTGGTTCATATAATTAGAGATTCTTAAAAATGTCTGTAAAAAAACACTAtagggattttgataggaattgcattgaatttgccgatcactttgggtagtatggacattttaataataacaattctTCTAATCTATGGACATgaaatgtatttgtatttgtgtCTGGTTTAATTTTTTCCTTGACGTTTTGTAGTTTTCACCGTGTAAGTCTTTGGTATACGAGTACAAGAGCTGTCCAGATGTATCCAGCcacatacaataaaaaataaagacatgtttGATTGGATATTTTCTGGACAGCCCTAGTACTTAGTGAATTTTATTTCtagttgtcttttattttttggtgctGTGGTAAATGGAGTAGGATAGAGAGTGTGGAAATAAATCCACAAACCTATGTTCAACTGATTTTCAATAAAGGTGCTAAGAACACACAATGAGAAAAAGTTAGTCTCTTCAAGAAATGGTGGCCAGAAACCTGGGtattcacatgcagaagaatgacatTGGCCCCCTCATCTCACTCTTTATACAAGattcaattcaaaatggattaaagacttaaacataagacctgtgactgtaaaactcctagaagaaaacatagcagAAAATCTCCATGATATTGCCAACGTTGGAATTGGCTTTCTTGGACATAACCTAAAAGCACAGATAATGAaagtaaaaacagacaaatgggatTGCATGTAACTAAAAAGATTTTGCATAGCAGAGGTAACAGCCCACATATtgggagaatatattttcatatcatACATTAGGTAAGAaaccaaaatatacaaggaaccCAAACTTCTTAATAACTATAAAATCAGTAACCCTATTAAAAATGGCAAAGGACCTCAAAATACACACAAATGACCaagagatatatgaaaaaatcctcactatctctaatcatcagagaaatgcaaattaacaccaaAATCAACTATTACTTAACCCCCATTAGtctggctattattaaaaagatgaaagatagcTAGCGTTGACAAGTTGTGGAGAGTGGGGAACACTGTACATTGTTGGTGTTATTTTAAGTTAGTATAGTCATTATAGAAAACATTATGGAGattctttaaaactaaaaatagaattaccatataatccagtgatttcacttctggatatatatccaaaggaattgcaatcagtatatcaaagagatgTCTGAACTCCCATGTTCCCTGCAGCAttagtcacaatagccaagataaggAAACAACCAAAGTGCCTATTTATagattaatgaattttttaaatgtggtatagatatgccatggagtactattcagtcttttttttttattattcaatctTTTTAAAGCAGGAAATTTTGTCggttgtgacaacatggatggacctagaggacattatgttgagtgaaataaACTAAGGAGCTCaattatatgtgaaatctaaataTAAATTGAACTCATAGAAGTAAAGAGTAGAATGATGATTATCAGAGGCCAGGGTGAAGGATGGGGTGTACAGAGAAAGGGAAGATGTTGACCAAAGAATACAAAGTTTCTTAGAcagaaagaatatgttccagtaaTCTGTTACACAGCATGAAGATTTATAGTTATTAATAATGTATTGTAAATTTCAAAGTAGCTAAGGCAAGGGTTTTAAATGTTCACACCACAAAAAAatgatatctttttgatataatggaTATATTCATTTGCctgatttgataatttttaatatatgcatgtatcaaaacatcacattttactaaaaatgtataaaattatcatttgttaattaaatataaaataaaacttaaaaagaaactcAGGTCAATGTGATAAAAGGCACATAAAAACTTATCTGTAGcagataaattcctggaaaaaaGTACCAAACATCTGATAGTTGACATGTGTGATGGTAGCCAGACATGAGAGTaatgtatattttgaattttcaagtgttttttccaatctccttctaaaatttttatttggaaagcaataaaataagccatatttttcttaaaatactattatatgaactaataatatttttattttctttcttttctttgagatctGGTTTCTTTGGACAGAGAAACTAAATTTTATTCCTCTCTCATCCCCCAAGGCCTTTTCATTACTCTATAATCGTGCATTCATCCATGGGACAAATGTTTCTGTTCAGCATATTTCACTAGGTATTTGCAATATAGGGAAAGGGTACAGGTATTAAAGAGAATAAGTACTAATTGAAgagtgaaaagtaaaaaatttgaATAACAAAAATGACAACCTAGTTTAAAGCATAGCAATCTGAATATTTCCAAAAGTAGatgtttataaaacaaatgaagGTTAATTCCACAGAGGGCTTTGGAGAGAAATAAATTCTTGAAGGATAAGTAGAAGTCACACAGAATAGTGATGATGGGAGATGGGAGCCATCAATGGAGAAAAAGAGGAGTAACAGCTAGAAAAAGTACAATGCATTGTGAAGACTACATAGTGCAAGAATATTGAGGTAATGTGAGTGGTGGATGGAAACATCCTGAGAGACAGGCAGCGAGTCATATGCATGGAACAGAGCAGAAAGGATACCGTCCATCATCCTAATAGAATCCCTTTGGCATCCTCTGCTTTTTGTTAAGCAAGATACCACCCAGGCCAATGTATCGTGAATTACAGGCAGTCGCCAGGTTACAACCAAGAGAGGTTCTAtcggtttgttcttaagttgaatttgtatgtaagttggaacaagcatatttacctattacctaccATTCATCACTGTGAGCTgcatgtaagtcagatgtttttaacctggggactgcctgtataagAGGACAAGAAttgaaggcagggagggaaacaggaaaagagaaaaagttaactAGGGCTTTGATGAAACTATGGAATGGGAATCATAAAAAGGACATAAAGAGATAAAATTGGGAGCTAAGTTGTGGGATAAAACCAACAGTTGGATGTGGCACAACAAAAGGAAGAAGGCTATGGAAGCTCAGAAATCATCTGGGTGGATGGTGGTGTCATTCCCCAGATGCAAAATACAAGAGGAGTTGTTAAAGAAAAGAGTGAATTTGGTGTGTGGAAGGCTGATGTTGAAGTATTTGTAGGATTTCCAACTGGAGACTCCCATAGATCATTGGAAATATGTATCTGTACCTTAGCTAGAAGTTCAGGTATGAGAAgcatttttctgtaaatattaaatgaagaaaagaatataacTGAGGTTCTAGGTAGGGAAGTTGAAATATTCTCTGCTTAtgtagagaaagaaacagaaaatcaaaaacaGTCCTGTAGAGCCCCTGTATTTACAGCTTGGATTGGGAGTAAAGTTACTGTGCATGAGGCTGAGGAATAACCAAAGAAATCCAGGCATTTGTGAAATGAAAGTATATAATAAATGAATATGCACATTTCTCTCAACAGAAATGATTCACAGAGGACATGGAAGTTGGAAACCATACCACTGTAACAGAGTTCATCATTTTGGGGTTATCTAAGGATCCTACACTTTGTGTCATCTTCTTTGTTATATTTCTAGGAATCTACATTGTCACCTTGATAGGCAATATCAGCATAATCACTTTAATAAGAAGCTATTCCCAGCTTCACACGCCCATGTACCTGTTCCTCAGCCATTTGGCTTTTGTGGACATCTGGCTCTCCACATCAGTCACACCTACGATGCTTATAGGATTCCTTAGACAGGGAGTGGCCCTCTCTGTCACTGGCTGTGAAGCTCAACTCTACTCTATGGTCATGTTTGGCACGACCGAGTGCTTCCTTCTGGCCACCATGGCGTACGAtcgctatgtggccatctgctCACCCCTTCTCTACTCCACTCAAATGTCCTCCAGAGTCTGCATGCCCTTAGTGGCAGCTTCCTACCTTGGGGGATGTGTGAATGCTTGGATATTTGCTAGCTGTTTATTGAGTCTATCTTTCTGGGGACCAAATCAGATAGATCATTTCTTCTGTGATTTCACGCCTTTGTTAAAACTTTCCTGCTCTGATATCTCCATCATTGAAATTATCCCTTCCATTTCCTCGGGCTCCATCATCGTGGTCACTGTGTCTGTCATAGCCATCTCCTACATCTACATCCTCATCACCATCCTGAAGATGCGCTCCAGGGAGG
This is a stretch of genomic DNA from Nycticebus coucang isolate mNycCou1 chromosome 14, mNycCou1.pri, whole genome shotgun sequence. It encodes these proteins:
- the LOC128564406 gene encoding olfactory receptor 491-like — its product is MEVGNHTTVTEFIILGLSKDPTLCVIFFVIFLGIYIVTLIGNISIITLIRSYSQLHTPMYLFLSHLAFVDIWLSTSVTPTMLIGFLRQGVALSVTGCEAQLYSMVMFGTTECFLLATMAYDRYVAICSPLLYSTQMSSRVCMPLVAASYLGGCVNAWIFASCLLSLSFWGPNQIDHFFCDFTPLLKLSCSDISIIEIIPSISSGSIIVVTVSVIAISYIYILITILKMRSREGRHKAFSTCTSHLTAVTLYYGTITFIYVMPKSSYSTDQNKVVSVFYTVVIPMLNPLIYSLRNRDVKDTLRKAIVRNIPRIHSQHIR